A single window of Sphingobacterium sp. ML3W DNA harbors:
- a CDS encoding type IA DNA topoisomerase, with translation MKAIIAEKPSVAREIASLLGATKKKEGYLTGNGYLVTWAFGHLVGLGMSEDYGISGFEKASLPILPNPFLLTVRKVKKDKGYIADTGALKQLKVIEQIFNRCNSIIVATDAGREGELIFRYIYEYLKCNKPFERLWISSLTEKAIKQGFNNLKSGSDFDGLYQAAQGRSRADWLVGINASQALSIVAGNGIYSLGRVQTPTLTLICKRYLENKKFSIQKYWQIKLLHNREFIDFKSLSIKKWEDKKLAEDTLTSIQKNGNVATITSVENKKVTEQAPLLFDLTGLQKEANKKLNLSADETLNIAQSLYEKKFITYPRTGSKYIPEDVWAEIPNLVRALQDRETCKQALLKMKWGRFNKRIVNDLRVTDHHGLLITEKIPSALSAKETAIYDMIAFRLLEALSGACTKEITDITLEALHYDFALKGCKILEPGWRSIKGYFSDEDTDPVQDLPELKKGDEIKINEATVLEKTTNAPVLYTEAGLLSAMESAGKQIENREERKALQNIGIGTPATRASIIETLFSRNYIQRGKKFLVPTEKGLQVYELVKDKKIADVAMTAEWELALQKIENNETDAGPFQKEMEKYASSITNELLQTSITLNNLPKLVCPKCKSHQLIIRDKIVKCPDEVCNWVQFRNVCGIQISIVDIESLITKGKTSLIKGMKSKSGKKFDGYIVLNKDYKTSFEFEKSKGYKK, from the coding sequence ATGAAAGCAATTATTGCAGAAAAACCAAGTGTAGCAAGGGAAATAGCCAGCCTATTAGGAGCTACGAAAAAAAAAGAAGGTTACTTGACAGGTAACGGCTATTTGGTTACTTGGGCATTCGGACATTTAGTCGGATTGGGAATGTCCGAAGATTATGGCATTTCAGGATTTGAAAAAGCATCACTACCAATACTTCCAAATCCTTTTTTATTGACTGTCCGCAAAGTGAAAAAGGACAAAGGTTATATCGCCGATACTGGTGCATTAAAGCAACTGAAAGTGATTGAACAGATCTTTAATCGTTGTAATAGTATTATCGTAGCAACAGATGCCGGACGTGAAGGTGAGCTGATATTCCGCTACATCTATGAATACCTTAAATGCAACAAACCCTTTGAACGTCTTTGGATCAGTTCGCTTACCGAAAAAGCCATCAAACAGGGTTTCAATAACCTAAAATCTGGAAGCGATTTTGATGGATTATATCAGGCTGCACAAGGTAGAAGCCGTGCTGACTGGCTCGTGGGCATCAATGCATCGCAAGCATTAAGCATTGTAGCAGGGAATGGTATTTATTCGCTTGGAAGAGTGCAAACACCTACGCTAACTTTAATTTGTAAACGTTATTTGGAGAACAAAAAATTTTCGATACAGAAATATTGGCAAATAAAGTTATTGCATAATAGAGAGTTCATAGACTTTAAAAGTCTTTCTATTAAAAAATGGGAAGATAAAAAATTGGCAGAAGACACCTTAACGTCTATCCAAAAAAATGGAAACGTCGCTACGATTACCTCCGTAGAAAACAAAAAAGTTACGGAACAAGCACCTTTGTTGTTTGACCTAACAGGTCTTCAAAAAGAAGCCAATAAAAAACTGAATCTTTCAGCCGATGAAACCCTCAACATTGCTCAAAGCCTATATGAAAAGAAGTTTATCACGTATCCACGCACCGGAAGTAAGTATATTCCCGAAGATGTTTGGGCTGAAATCCCAAACCTTGTAAGAGCTTTACAAGATAGAGAAACTTGTAAGCAAGCTCTATTAAAAATGAAATGGGGTCGGTTCAATAAACGTATTGTAAACGATTTGCGGGTCACCGATCATCACGGCTTACTGATTACGGAGAAAATCCCTTCAGCGTTATCTGCCAAGGAAACTGCTATTTACGATATGATTGCTTTTCGATTACTGGAAGCTCTTTCTGGGGCTTGTACTAAAGAAATAACTGATATTACATTAGAAGCATTGCATTATGATTTTGCCTTGAAAGGTTGTAAAATATTGGAACCTGGCTGGCGTAGTATTAAGGGCTATTTTTCAGATGAGGATACCGACCCGGTGCAGGATCTACCGGAACTTAAAAAAGGTGATGAAATTAAAATAAACGAAGCTACCGTTTTAGAAAAAACAACCAATGCACCTGTACTTTATACGGAAGCAGGACTTTTATCAGCTATGGAAAGTGCCGGAAAGCAGATTGAAAATAGAGAGGAACGCAAAGCTTTACAAAATATTGGTATTGGTACTCCTGCTACAAGAGCCTCCATTATTGAAACCTTGTTTAGCCGTAATTACATTCAAAGGGGAAAAAAATTTTTAGTCCCAACCGAAAAGGGATTGCAGGTATATGAATTGGTAAAAGATAAAAAGATTGCAGACGTGGCAATGACTGCCGAATGGGAATTAGCCTTGCAGAAAATCGAAAACAACGAAACGGATGCTGGACCATTTCAAAAAGAAATGGAAAAATACGCTTCATCTATTACCAATGAACTGTTGCAAACTTCCATTACCCTAAACAATTTACCTAAATTGGTTTGTCCGAAATGCAAAAGCCATCAACTTATTATACGTGATAAGATTGTTAAATGTCCTGATGAAGTTTGTAACTGGGTACAGTTCCGTAATGTGTGTGGCATACAAATCAGTATAGTTGATATTGAAAGTTTGATTACGAAAGGTAAGACATCCCTCATCAAAGGAATGAAAAGCAAATCCGGAAAGAAATTCGATGGTTATATCGTGTTAAATAAAGATTACAAAACCTCTTTTGAATTTGAAAAAAGTAAAGGCTATAAAAAATAA
- a CDS encoding ORF6N domain-containing protein — MEDKPHITSKAIKNLIYTIRGKQVMLDNDLASLYQVETKNLNRAVKRNIERFPESFCFQLTEEEAENLRFQFGTSSLNHGGRRYLPTVFTESGIAMASAVLRSETAVRVSVEIMEAFVEMRRMLISNASLFQRLDKMELKQLESDQKFEEIFKALESDKLHSDKGIFYNGQIFDAYTFVSDIIRSAKSSIILLDNYVDDTVLTLLGKRNDTVTAIVYTKSISNQLRLDLQRYNSQYTPIEIEIFSDAHDRFLIIDNTELYHIGASLKDLGKKWFAFSRMNIEVGRMLQILNKRDCNVNCVNGII, encoded by the coding sequence ATGGAAGACAAACCACATATTACTTCAAAAGCAATCAAGAACCTGATTTATACCATACGTGGCAAACAAGTGATGCTGGACAATGACCTCGCTTCACTTTATCAAGTGGAAACAAAGAATCTTAATCGAGCAGTAAAGAGAAACATTGAGCGGTTTCCCGAATCGTTCTGTTTTCAATTAACAGAGGAGGAAGCTGAAAACTTGAGGTTCCAATTTGGCACCTCAAGTTTAAACCACGGCGGAAGACGCTATTTACCTACAGTTTTTACTGAATCAGGAATTGCAATGGCTTCTGCTGTGCTTCGGTCAGAAACTGCCGTTAGGGTCAGTGTTGAAATTATGGAAGCCTTTGTCGAAATGCGTAGAATGCTTATCAGTAATGCTTCACTTTTTCAGAGATTGGATAAAATGGAACTTAAGCAATTGGAATCCGACCAAAAGTTTGAAGAAATTTTTAAGGCTTTAGAAAGTGATAAACTTCATAGTGATAAAGGAATTTTCTACAACGGACAAATATTCGACGCCTATACTTTTGTGTCCGATATTATCCGGAGTGCCAAAAGCTCTATTATCTTGCTTGATAATTATGTAGATGATACGGTACTAACTTTATTAGGCAAACGGAATGATACTGTAACAGCAATAGTTTATACCAAGAGCATCAGCAATCAGTTACGGCTGGATTTACAAAGGTACAACAGCCAATATACTCCCATTGAAATCGAAATTTTTTCTGATGCCCACGACCGGTTTTTGATTATTGACAATACAGAACTCTACCACATCGGGGCATCACTCAAAGACCTAGGCAAGAAATGGTTTGCCTTTTCGAGAATGAATATCGAAGTGGGCAGGATGCTTCAGATTTTAAATAAACGAGACTGTAACGTAAACTGTGTCAACGGAATAATTTAA
- a CDS encoding IS256 family transposase — protein MKEKTPFDFERFKDEAMQGLYNGKSLSPNDGVLAPLMKHLLESMMDGELESHLQEDKASGNSNRRNGKTKKTVRGLNTGTFELESGRDRSGTFEPKVIPKRQLIITEQLEGHVLSMYAKGMSTRAISDFIREMYAMDISATEISRITESVMPAVNEWRSRPLEAVYPFVFLDCMHYKVRQNGTVESRAIYNILGVGMDGRKDLIGLYSSENEGAKFWLSVLTDLKQRGVEDILIACIDGLKGFPEAIEAIFPKTKVQLCIVHQIRSSMRYVTEKDKKAVIEDLKPVYKAVNEEMGYENLIIFEEKWGKKYPIAAKSWLDNWTNLSTFFEYDEQVRKTIYTTNPIEGMHRQIRKITKSKGAFSSEQALMKLMFLIIRDISKKWTMPMHNWGLTISGLYIKFGDRLKLDRGF, from the coding sequence ATGAAAGAAAAGACCCCATTCGACTTTGAACGCTTCAAAGATGAAGCTATGCAAGGTCTTTATAACGGGAAGAGTTTATCTCCCAACGACGGCGTTCTGGCGCCCTTAATGAAGCATTTACTAGAGTCTATGATGGATGGCGAGCTAGAGAGTCACCTTCAGGAAGATAAGGCCTCAGGTAATTCCAATCGTCGTAATGGTAAGACCAAAAAGACTGTCCGCGGCCTTAATACAGGTACTTTTGAACTGGAGTCTGGACGGGATAGATCCGGTACATTTGAGCCTAAGGTAATTCCCAAGCGTCAGCTCATTATTACAGAACAATTAGAAGGCCATGTTCTGAGTATGTATGCCAAAGGGATGAGCACACGTGCTATAAGTGATTTTATCCGTGAGATGTATGCTATGGATATTTCTGCGACCGAAATATCCCGTATCACAGAAAGTGTTATGCCAGCCGTCAATGAGTGGCGAAGTCGTCCGCTAGAGGCCGTCTATCCCTTTGTTTTCCTAGACTGCATGCATTATAAAGTCCGTCAGAACGGCACGGTTGAATCTAGAGCTATTTATAATATATTAGGTGTAGGAATGGATGGACGTAAAGATCTGATAGGTCTTTATAGTTCAGAGAATGAGGGTGCCAAGTTTTGGTTATCTGTTCTTACAGACCTAAAACAGCGTGGTGTCGAAGACATTCTAATTGCCTGTATCGATGGTTTAAAAGGCTTTCCTGAAGCTATTGAAGCTATTTTCCCTAAAACTAAAGTTCAGTTATGTATCGTCCATCAGATCAGATCAAGTATGCGCTATGTTACAGAAAAGGATAAAAAAGCTGTCATTGAAGACCTAAAGCCCGTTTATAAAGCTGTTAACGAAGAAATGGGCTATGAGAACTTAATTATCTTCGAAGAGAAATGGGGTAAGAAATATCCAATTGCTGCTAAATCCTGGTTGGATAATTGGACGAACTTATCTACCTTTTTTGAATACGATGAACAGGTACGTAAGACTATTTATACTACTAATCCTATTGAAGGAATGCACCGCCAGATTCGTAAAATAACGAAGTCTAAGGGTGCATTCAGCTCTGAGCAGGCGTTAATGAAGTTAATGTTCTTGATAATAAGGGACATCTCTAAAAAATGGACGATGCCAATGCACAATTGGGGCTTGACTATATCCGGGCTTTATATTAAATTTGGGGATAGACTAAAGCTCGACAGAGGCTTTTAG
- a CDS encoding RteC domain-containing protein, translating into MDEFYKETLYKLETAIKELEIEFDCPIQQIEAVMSNIVKCLSDVKKYVLKRGFKNTEEEIDFFKYQKPSIVSKLIYYNAIYKIETKKPYGAKPYKKYLNSELQKLKRFFDNNLDFYKYYRTKNNYLDTKYFMRGKHDIKLSLDTFYFEADHRFSTSHDYKVAKIIANDLIHVYLEDQLNCNNHNNLSDSASLSWTGSKTALTELIYALHYQGVFDNGNIDIRIIAKHFETIFNIDLGDFYHTYLELKNRKVNRTKFLDYLRDGLIKKMDEQDDK; encoded by the coding sequence ATGGATGAATTTTACAAGGAAACGCTATATAAGCTGGAAACAGCAATCAAAGAATTAGAGATTGAATTTGATTGCCCGATACAACAGATAGAAGCTGTTATGAGTAATATCGTGAAATGCTTGTCTGATGTGAAAAAATATGTTTTAAAACGAGGCTTTAAAAATACTGAAGAGGAAATCGATTTTTTTAAATATCAGAAACCTTCGATTGTTTCAAAGCTCATTTACTATAACGCTATTTACAAAATAGAAACAAAAAAACCTTATGGGGCAAAACCTTACAAAAAATACCTAAATAGTGAATTACAAAAACTAAAGAGGTTTTTTGATAACAACCTAGACTTTTATAAATATTACAGAACTAAAAACAACTATCTCGATACAAAATACTTCATGAGGGGAAAACATGATATAAAGCTAAGTCTAGATACCTTTTATTTTGAAGCCGATCATCGTTTTTCTACTTCACATGATTATAAAGTAGCTAAAATAATAGCTAATGATTTGATTCACGTTTATCTCGAAGATCAGCTTAATTGTAACAACCATAATAATTTGTCTGATAGTGCCTCATTAAGCTGGACAGGAAGTAAGACTGCATTAACCGAATTGATTTATGCTTTGCATTATCAGGGTGTTTTTGATAATGGAAATATTGACATAAGAATAATAGCAAAACATTTTGAAACTATTTTCAATATCGATCTAGGCGATTTTTATCATACTTACTTAGAATTAAAAAACCGTAAAGTAAACAGAACAAAATTCCTTGATTACCTAAGGGATGGGCTTATTAAGAAAATGGATGAACAAGATGATAAATAG